In Zingiber officinale cultivar Zhangliang chromosome 1A, Zo_v1.1, whole genome shotgun sequence, a genomic segment contains:
- the LOC122030980 gene encoding serine/arginine-rich SC35-like splicing factor SCL33: MRGRSYSYSPPPRGYGRRGRSPSPRGRYGGRGRDLPTSLLVRNLRRDCRAEDLRRPFGQFGPLKDIYLPRDYYTGEPRGFGFLQYVDPADAAEAKYHMDGQILLGRELTVVFAEENRKKPSEMRTREGRGRVYDHRRSPRRSRSPRYSRSRSRSPEYSRPPHGRSRSRSRSDEPRSPSPKRKHHAKSISPEDHKHRREKSYSGTPAGSRSRSRSPENYQSKAPRRERSLSVSE, from the exons ATGAGGGGTAGAAGTTACAGCTATAGTCCACCACCAAGAGGCTATGGAAGAAGAGGTCGTAGCCCAAGCCCTAGAGGTCGTTATGGTGGACGTGGTCGAGATCTCCCAACGAGTCTTTTAGTCAGGAATCTGCGTCGGGACTGCAG AGCAGAGGATCTTCGTAGGCCATTTGGACAGTTTGGTCCACTCAAGGATATTTACTTGCCACGTGACTATTACACAGG GGAACCTAGGGGATTTGGATTTCTTCAATATGTTGATCCAGCTGATGCAGCcgaagctaagtatcatatggacgGGCAGATTCTTCTTGGTCGGGAATTAACTGTTGTATTTGCTGAGGAAAACCGAAAAAAACCCTCTGAGATGAGGACAAGAGAAGGAAG GGGTCGTGTGTATGATCACCGAAGGTCACCACGTCGCTCTCGCTCGCCTCGTTATTCCCGCTCCCGTTCTCGCTCACCTGAATATTCTCGTCCTCCGCATGGTAGGTCACGCTCTAGAAGCCGTAGCGATGAACCACGCTCACCTTCTCCTAAAAGGAAGCACCATGCCAA GTCTATTTCTCCTGAAGATCACAAGCATCGCCGCGAGAAATCGTATTCAGGAACTCCAGCCGGCAGCAGATCACGAAGTCGGAGCCCTGAGAATTACCAGAGCAAGGCCCCGCGCAGGGAAAGGTCCCTTTCTGTCAGCGAGTAA